TTTACCCTGTGTCAAGATAGAAACTCGCGGCTGCGTATGAAGTCAGCGCGCGCCAGATTGTAGCTCAGAACACGGAATTTACTAAATCGCACATGCATAATCTAACTAGTTAGCTATGTAACCATAGATTGTTAGACACCTATCTACATAACTTTGGTTTCCACGCCACTAACTAGTTTTGTTAGCTAGTAAAGCCATCAATCGAAATTAGCTATAATTTACAAAAACTGTTTACTATCAATATTGCCCCACCCTGTTAACGGCCTTGGCAAAAGCTAACGTTAGTAAACCACTTCCATTAATCAAACTAACTTTCTAATGATCTAGTTAGCTGTTAGTTTTAAAATGACCACATTAACTATAACTTCTAGCGTTAGCTAACTAGCATTTTATAACGGTACGGTCCTAGATGCAAAGACTATTcacaatttagcagacgctatttagctaacgttagcaatatACAAGTTAGCTGGCTTGGCTTGTTGCGCAGACCGAATTCAAACAAGGAAGATGCATAACATTAATGACCCCGATAGTCATTTTCACGAGCGTTTCCACTAGTACGACGTCTCCCTCCGGCCTCAAATTAATGCGACTGTTATCTAAAAAAGAATCATCTAAATGCCTCTGCTGCCAGCTCACTGCAGTTCGTCTTCCATCCAGTGTCCGCTGTCTGATTCAAAGTCTACATTGAGCGACAACGgcactaacgttaactagctagaaTGGATAAAAACAGGGTAGAGCTCCCTCTACAACCCGGCTGGTAGCGGTACAAAAACATGACTGCCTATATGACTTCATTTCTAATATCAAAACGCTGTCCATGTTCACTGTGAATGAATGTCACATCATACTTGTAGGTTGTTTTTGATAATACCAGGTCAGCCACATTTGCTAGACTGGCTTAactagttatgaatgtgtctctgtgcattcaatACATGCAGTAGGTTTATGTAGATGTTAAACTTGTTTGTCTTCCCCACAGGTTGAGTGTCAGGTAACAGTCAGGAGAGTTGAGTCAGAAATTGAGGAAGCCAAGCAGATCTAGAAAGATGGAAGTATTCCTTTCTAGTGCAGGTAACAATTTAGGAAGCTAAGGAAGTTGCATCATGTTTGAGATCTTGCCTGAACTGAACACAGTATGCCATTTTCAGTCTGTTAGCCCTAGCTAGATTGGTCATATGTCCTGGTACACTTTCAACATTTATTAATAAATGGTTATGCGTTAAGATTACATTTTTAGATTGTGTGCTGATTGGTTTTGGGATGATTCTCTCAGGTATTACCGATGGACGGAGGACCAACTGACGTTGTGGTTGTGGCCAAGGACTGCATCACCTATGAGGGGGATGAGGTGGTGGCAGACCTGCTCCAGCAAGCAGCAGAGGGGGTAATGGACCAGCAGCCAGAGGGAGTGGCTGGTCTGGATCCCCAGCAGCTGGTGGAGGAAGTCAATGTGGAGATGATGGTAATGGACTCCCTGGACCCGGCCTTGCTGCAGATGAAGACTGAGGTGATAGACGCCCCTGTGGCTACAGCCCACGAGGCCACGGTCACCACGGTGGATGAGACCCAGATCATCACTCTGCAGGTTGTCAACATGGATGAGCAGCAGCTGGGAGGCCTCGGGGAGCTACAGCTGGTCCAGGTCCCTGTCTCTGCTGTCCCTGTCACCCAGGCCACTGTAGAGGCACTACAGGGCACCTTCGTAGACACCACGGCCATGCCCAAAGATGGAAATCCTGTGATCTGCCACACCCTGCCCCTGCCAGAGGGCTTCCAGGTAAGAGAGactgcacttcatggctacatatTACATCATTCAGAACTAATGGGAGCATCTTTCCCCATGGGTGTACAACAGCATTTTGTACCACTGGTGCATATCTAAATGTACTAGTTGTAGAGAAACTAAAAACACTACTGCTTCTTCAGGTGGTGAAGGTTGGTGCGAATGGTGAGGTGGAAACAGTGGAGCAAGATGAGCACCAGGAGGAGCAGCAGGTCCAGcctgaggaggaggagctgcACTGTGAGCACCAGCCTGAAGATCCACAATGGGCCAAGGACCCTGACTACCAGCCCCCAGCCAGGAAGACCACCAAGAAGGCAAAAAAGAGCAAGCTGCGCTACAACACAGAGGGGGACAAAGACAACATGGACGTGTCCGTGTACGACTTTGAAGAGGAGCAGCAGGAAGGGATGCTCTCCGAGGTCAACGCAGAGAAGGTGGTGGGCAACATGAAACCCCCCAAACCCACCAAAATTAAGAAGAAGGGTGAGATTACCCCTTCTTTCTGTGTCCTTTGTTGATGGTGAATGTTGTAACTCAAGTTGTGGTGTTGAATGCCTCTGCAAGTGCTGACTCAAGGCCTTTGTGTGCTCCAGGTGTGAAGAAAACATTCCAGTGTGAGCTGTGTAGCTACACCTGTCCCCGCCGCTCCAACCTAGATCGACACATGAAGAGCCACACAGATGAGAGGCCCCACAAGTGCCATCTGTGTGGAAGGGCCTTCAGGACCGTTACCCTGCTGAGGAaccacctcaacacacacacaggtatggtGTCATCATAGTCACATTGACAGACAATCCTATGTTATGAGTCCTGTCCATGTTACCATGTTAGATACCATTATAACTGTTTCTGTTTACAGGTACCAGACCACACAAGTGTCAAGATTGTGACATGGCCTTTGTGACCAGTGGAGAGCTGGTCCGTCATCGTCGCTATAAGCACACTCATGAGAAACCCTTCAAGTGCTCCATGTGTGACTATGCCAGTGTGGAGGTGAGCAAGCTAAAGCGGCACATCCGTTCCCACACTGGGGAGCGTCCGTTCCAGTGCAGTCTGTGCAGCTACGCCAGCAGAGACACCTACAAGCTGAAGAGACACATGAGGACACACTCAGGTGACTGACCT
The sequence above is a segment of the Coregonus clupeaformis isolate EN_2021a chromosome 19, ASM2061545v1, whole genome shotgun sequence genome. Coding sequences within it:
- the ctcf gene encoding transcriptional repressor CTCF isoform X2 yields the protein MDGGPTDVVVVAKDCITYEGDEVVADLLQQAAEGVMDQQPEGVAGLDPQQLVEEVNVEMMVMDSLDPALLQMKTEVIDAPVATAHEATVTTVDETQIITLQVVNMDEQQLGGLGELQLVQVPVSAVPVTQATVEALQGTFVDTTAMPKDGNPVICHTLPLPEGFQVVKVGANGEVETVEQDEHQEEQQVQPEEEELHCEHQPEDPQWAKDPDYQPPARKTTKKAKKSKLRYNTEGDKDNMDVSVYDFEEEQQEGMLSEVNAEKVVGNMKPPKPTKIKKKGVKKTFQCELCSYTCPRRSNLDRHMKSHTDERPHKCHLCGRAFRTVTLLRNHLNTHTGTRPHKCQDCDMAFVTSGELVRHRRYKHTHEKPFKCSMCDYASVEVSKLKRHIRSHTGERPFQCSLCSYASRDTYKLKRHMRTHSGEKPYECYICHARFTQSGTMKMHILQKHTENVAKFHCPHCDTVIARKSDLGVHLRKQHSFIEQGRKCRYCDAVFHERYALIQHQKSHKNEKRFKCDQCDYCCRQERHMLMHRRTHTGEKPYACSQCEKTFRQKQLLDMHFRRYHDPNFVPTAFVCTKCGKAFTRRNTMARHAENCNGDPSEGENGSPPKRGRGGRKRKMRSRKDDDDDDDSEDNADPELDDIDEEDEEAEAALLEEEEEEMELEQAPPTKPIPAPVEPPVKRKRGRPPKNAPKPSPPAKASKAAPKVKAAAAAIIQVEDENTGAIENIIVKKEPEAEQAAPEVVVEQPEEAGVETVELPVADAAPNGDLTPEMILSMMDR
- the ctcf gene encoding transcriptional repressor CTCF isoform X1 — encoded protein: MDGGPTDVVVVAKDCITYEGDEVVADLLQQAAEGVMDQQPEGVAGLDPQQLVEEVNVEMMVMDSLDPALLQMKTEVIDAPVATAHEATVTTVDETQIITLQVVNMDEQQLGGLGELQLVQVPVSAVPVTQATVEALQGTFVDTTAMPKDGNPVICHTLPLPEGFQVVKVGANGEVETVEQDEHQEEQQVQPEEEELHCEHQPEDPQWAKDPDYQPPARKTTKKAKKSKLRYNTEGDKDNMDVSVYDFEEEQQEGMLSEVNAEKVVGNMKPPKPTKIKKKGVKKTFQCELCSYTCPRRSNLDRHMKSHTDERPHKCHLCGRAFRTVTLLRNHLNTHTGTRPHKCQDCDMAFVTSGELVRHRRYKHTHEKPFKCSMCDYASVEVSKLKRHIRSHTGERPFQCSLCSYASRDTYKLKRHMRTHSGEKPYECYICHARFTQSGTMKMHILQKHTENVAKFHCPHCDTVIARKSDLGVHLRKQHSFIEQGRKCRYCDAVFHERYALIQHQKSHKNEKRFKCDQCDYCCRQERHMLMHRRTHTGEKPYACSQCEKTFRQKQLLDMHFRRYHDPNFVPTAFVCTKCGKAFTRRNTMARHAENCNGDPSEGENGSPPKRGRGGRKRKMRSRKDDDDDDDSEDNADPELDDIDEEDEEAEAALLEEEEEEMELEQAPPTKPIPAPVEPPVKRKRGRPPKNAPKPSPPAKASKAAPKVKAAAAAAIIQVEDENTGAIENIIVKKEPEAEQAAPEVVVEQPEEAGVETVELPVADAAPNGDLTPEMILSMMDR